The following proteins are co-located in the Herpetosiphon gulosus genome:
- the polA gene encoding DNA polymerase I: MQQRPTLVLVDGHALAFRAFFALRDTGMSVRATGEPTYAVQGFLSILLNLLRERQPEYVAVSFDIGRTFRDDLYPDYKAGRAETPADFHPQLERIKQIINALNIPIYTAENYEADDVIGTLCRQAEAQGVDTLIITGDTDTLQLVNDYTKVLLANPYGKGNVSLYDEAQVRERYKGLAPNQLADLRGLKGDTSDNIPGVKGIGEAGAISMLNEWGSVENIYANLDKVANRYRSKLDGQQEAARFSTHLATIVTNAPVTLDLEATKVHDYDRDTVLALFSQLEFRKLVDKLPLSSQVSAVQVVAIPQTTNPSQLTMFDDATPPSAEPIAQSGDYQAVTTSEQLAELVRILAAAERLIFDVETNSLNLFSPVPAKVVGIALTHAAGCGWYIPLEHRSGQQLPVAEVVAALQPLFSDPQKAVVAHNGKFDMSALSLIGLDVPHLSFDTAIAAALLGKRQSLKDLAFAELRDADDRPIEMTRIETLIGTGKKQITMDQVAIEQVTPYASADVDMTARLLALFMPQLGAIPAVREVFEQIEMPLSPVLMRMEACGIGLDRAQLVQQGQVLGQSLREIEQHIADFVGEPMNINSRFDLNDLLFIRLKLPTANLKRLAGTTRSGGAVYSVNAETLEDLQTHDQSGIVTMILRYRRLSKLKSTYVDALIELINQQTGRVHTQYRQIGAETGRLSSDSPNLQNIPVRSEEGREIRRAFVARSGHVLMTADYSQIELRVLAHITADPALVEVFKTGQDIHAATAARLFDIPMDEVSKNQRRIAKMTVFGIIYGISSFGLAARTALSRTEAQQMINGLFAQYPGLKSYIERTLERVKAVGYVETLFGRRRYFRELQDGGVTGPRRSAFEREATNAGIQGTAADLIKLAMIRLEQALIAGGYQAKMLLQVHDELVLEVPEAERDAVAQLVCDTMTQVYPDLAVPLEVNVETGLNWDQLQRWHAPA; encoded by the coding sequence ATGCAGCAGCGACCCACACTCGTCTTGGTTGATGGCCATGCGCTGGCATTTCGGGCCTTTTTTGCGCTTCGCGACACAGGCATGTCGGTTCGCGCTACTGGCGAGCCAACCTATGCAGTGCAAGGTTTTTTATCAATTTTGCTCAACTTGTTACGCGAGCGCCAACCAGAGTATGTGGCGGTTTCGTTTGATATTGGTCGAACCTTCCGCGATGATCTATACCCCGACTATAAGGCTGGCCGCGCTGAAACACCCGCCGATTTTCACCCCCAACTCGAACGGATTAAGCAAATTATCAATGCCCTGAATATTCCCATCTACACTGCCGAGAACTACGAGGCCGATGATGTGATTGGGACATTATGTCGCCAAGCTGAGGCGCAGGGGGTCGATACCTTGATCATCACTGGCGATACAGATACCTTGCAATTGGTCAACGACTATACCAAGGTGCTGTTGGCCAATCCCTATGGCAAGGGCAATGTTTCGCTCTACGATGAAGCTCAAGTGCGCGAACGCTACAAAGGCTTGGCTCCCAACCAACTAGCCGATTTACGCGGCCTCAAGGGCGATACCTCCGACAACATTCCCGGAGTCAAGGGCATTGGCGAAGCTGGAGCGATCAGCATGCTCAATGAATGGGGCAGCGTCGAAAATATCTACGCCAATCTTGATAAAGTTGCCAATCGCTATCGCTCAAAGCTCGATGGTCAACAAGAAGCTGCGCGATTTAGCACCCACTTGGCGACGATCGTCACGAATGCCCCGGTAACCTTGGATCTCGAAGCCACCAAAGTGCACGATTATGATCGTGATACAGTCTTGGCCTTGTTCAGCCAACTTGAATTTCGCAAGTTGGTCGATAAGCTGCCACTTTCCAGCCAAGTGAGTGCCGTCCAAGTTGTCGCCATTCCCCAAACCACCAATCCCAGCCAATTAACCATGTTCGATGATGCTACGCCGCCAAGCGCTGAGCCAATCGCTCAATCTGGTGATTATCAAGCGGTCACTACCAGCGAACAATTGGCCGAATTGGTAAGAATTTTGGCGGCAGCTGAACGTTTAATCTTCGATGTGGAAACCAATAGCTTGAATTTGTTCTCGCCTGTGCCTGCCAAAGTTGTCGGCATTGCCCTAACCCATGCTGCTGGTTGCGGTTGGTATATTCCACTGGAGCACCGCAGCGGCCAGCAATTGCCAGTAGCCGAGGTTGTCGCTGCCTTGCAACCATTGTTTAGCGACCCACAAAAAGCTGTGGTAGCCCATAATGGCAAGTTTGATATGAGTGCCTTGAGCTTGATTGGGCTTGATGTGCCACATTTGAGTTTCGATACGGCCATCGCCGCCGCTTTGTTAGGCAAACGTCAGAGCCTCAAAGATTTGGCCTTTGCTGAATTACGCGATGCCGATGATCGTCCCATTGAAATGACGCGGATCGAAACATTAATCGGTACAGGCAAAAAGCAAATCACCATGGATCAAGTGGCGATTGAGCAGGTAACGCCTTATGCGAGCGCCGATGTTGATATGACGGCCCGTTTGTTGGCGTTGTTCATGCCCCAACTTGGGGCAATTCCGGCGGTACGCGAGGTGTTTGAGCAAATCGAAATGCCGCTTAGCCCAGTGTTGATGCGCATGGAAGCTTGTGGCATTGGGCTTGATCGGGCGCAATTGGTGCAGCAAGGTCAAGTGTTGGGCCAAAGTTTACGCGAAATCGAGCAGCATATTGCCGATTTTGTGGGCGAACCAATGAACATTAATTCGCGTTTCGATTTAAATGATCTCTTGTTTATTCGCTTGAAGTTGCCAACTGCCAATCTCAAACGGTTGGCTGGCACAACTCGCAGCGGCGGCGCGGTCTATTCAGTTAACGCCGAAACCTTGGAAGATTTACAAACCCACGATCAAAGTGGGATTGTGACGATGATTTTGCGCTATCGACGTTTGTCGAAGCTCAAATCGACCTATGTCGATGCTTTGATTGAGTTGATCAACCAGCAAACAGGCCGTGTACATACTCAATATCGCCAAATTGGGGCGGAAACTGGGCGGCTTAGCTCCGATTCACCCAATTTGCAGAATATTCCAGTGCGCAGCGAGGAAGGCCGCGAAATTCGGCGGGCCTTTGTCGCGCGGTCAGGTCATGTACTGATGACTGCCGACTATTCACAAATTGAGCTACGAGTTTTGGCGCATATCACCGCTGATCCCGCTTTGGTCGAAGTGTTTAAAACTGGCCAAGATATTCACGCAGCCACGGCGGCCCGCTTATTTGATATTCCCATGGATGAAGTTAGCAAAAATCAGCGCCGAATCGCCAAAATGACGGTCTTTGGTATTATTTATGGCATTAGCAGTTTTGGCTTGGCTGCCCGCACGGCGCTTTCACGCACCGAAGCTCAACAAATGATCAACGGCTTGTTTGCTCAATATCCTGGCCTGAAAAGCTATATCGAACGAACATTGGAGCGGGTTAAAGCCGTTGGCTATGTTGAAACCTTGTTTGGTCGTCGCCGCTACTTCCGCGAGTTGCAAGACGGTGGAGTAACTGGGCCACGCCGTAGCGCTTTTGAGCGTGAAGCAACCAACGCTGGGATTCAAGGCACAGCCGCCGATTTGATCAAATTGGCGATGATTCGGCTGGAACAGGCATTAATTGCTGGCGGCTATCAGGCCAAAATGTTGCTGCAAGTTCATGACGAATTGGTTTTGGAAGTGCCTGAGGCAGAGCGTGATGCCGTGGCTCAATTAGTTTGTGATACGATGACCCAAGTTTATCCCGATTTGGCCGTGCCGTTGGAAGTGAACGTTGAAACTGGGCTGAATTGGGATCAGCTTCAGCGCTGGCATGCCCCAGCCTAG
- a CDS encoding VOC family protein, whose translation MMPLATWIDHLVVTAPNLALGVAYIEDVLGVPMQAGGQHQAMATHNYLLKLGEHCYLEVIAPDPTLPAPKRPRWFALDSVQPTSAPRLATWVARTILIQSASELLHQQLGVVTPMSRGNLAWQITIPADGSLPFSGMAPMLIEWPRDQHPIQRLTDQGCRLLQLELHHPQASQIETMLSQIGMQDEVCWQTTAQPQLIATIETPSGIKRIEQSKG comes from the coding sequence ATGATGCCGTTAGCGACATGGATCGATCATTTGGTCGTCACTGCACCCAACCTCGCGCTTGGTGTGGCCTATATCGAAGATGTATTGGGTGTGCCGATGCAAGCTGGTGGGCAGCATCAAGCCATGGCAACCCACAATTACTTGCTCAAACTTGGCGAACATTGCTATCTCGAAGTGATCGCGCCAGATCCAACACTGCCTGCACCCAAGCGCCCACGCTGGTTTGCATTAGATTCAGTGCAACCAACCAGTGCTCCGCGCTTGGCAACATGGGTCGCCCGCACAATCCTGATTCAGTCGGCAAGCGAATTATTGCACCAACAACTTGGGGTGGTCACGCCGATGAGCCGTGGCAATTTAGCCTGGCAAATCACGATTCCAGCCGATGGCAGTTTGCCGTTTTCTGGCATGGCTCCAATGTTAATCGAATGGCCGCGCGATCAACACCCAATTCAGCGTTTAACTGATCAAGGTTGTCGTTTATTACAGTTGGAGTTACATCACCCCCAAGCCAGCCAGATCGAAACCATGCTGAGCCAAATTGGCATGCAAGATGAAGTTTGTTGGCAAACCACTGCCCAACCACAATTAATCGCCACAATCGAAACCCCCAGCGGGATCAAGCGCATAGAGCAATCGAAAGGATGA
- a CDS encoding response regulator: MTEMHEFSQQPLVLIVDDQSSNRSIVRRYVEAAGYLAAEAEHGVAALDFVRQTPPDAILLDIFMPGIDGIEVLKTIRAQRDHHYIPIIVVTAAAELAVRQQAYFEGADDFLLKPVDSATLRARLRAAIRLKHVLSRVEAERERFALIADITRDITQIESISGMLAHVVDVSTKALQADHGNLFLLHDVADVEILTTDDGVSHNLDRVKRVVKEGAAGYALRSRETVRITDVHEDARWLQLDQSAASVRSALIVPIGDASGPLGVLAVYHSVVDHFSADDQVLLELIAHQIIGPIRQAQMREQLARQTRQLQLVNNLAQSLSANLDLDSLYRSIEQELQQIMGPVAIAWYSYRNAIIDLAYTSQQHAFCMPNDQQSLHLLTELGTITRVYSCVLGTDTLVPITQQLLDAGYQGCAAVPLLHQARLLGVLIIAIKHRQITNEEVALLEMARPHFAVALANAQTVADQAARQTEQAELGYLRNMEQLAGQMAHHFNNLLAVILGNTQLAELDAIDEGQRELLAEVVKHVRGGKEMVQRIHLLKGASRTNPAPFPIDLSDALPSLIDQALQIHRSVAHLQLEIQPNLHILLQERELLTLCTELLNNALESGSSHTGIVIKAYQTEHATVLAFRDAGRGIPVDALGDIWQPFWTTHGPQRLGLGLPICAAVMWRAAGSISLIPNDPEPGITALLQFPLLPNEAANSA, translated from the coding sequence ATGACTGAAATGCACGAATTTAGTCAACAGCCGTTAGTGTTGATCGTCGATGATCAATCTTCAAATCGTTCAATTGTGCGGCGTTACGTTGAAGCGGCGGGTTATCTCGCAGCTGAGGCTGAGCATGGCGTGGCGGCGTTGGATTTTGTGCGCCAAACGCCGCCAGATGCGATTTTGCTCGATATTTTTATGCCAGGCATTGATGGAATTGAAGTGCTTAAGACGATTCGTGCCCAGCGCGATCATCATTATATTCCGATTATTGTGGTGACTGCTGCGGCTGAATTAGCGGTGCGCCAACAAGCCTATTTTGAGGGAGCCGATGATTTTCTGCTCAAGCCGGTCGATTCGGCGACGCTTCGCGCTCGTTTGCGAGCGGCAATTCGTTTGAAACATGTCCTTTCACGGGTTGAGGCCGAGCGCGAACGGTTTGCCCTGATCGCCGATATTACCCGCGATATCACCCAGATCGAGTCAATTTCGGGCATGTTGGCGCATGTGGTCGATGTAAGCACCAAAGCCTTGCAGGCCGATCATGGCAATTTGTTTTTGTTGCACGATGTGGCTGATGTCGAAATTCTCACGACCGACGATGGCGTTTCGCATAATCTAGATCGGGTCAAGCGCGTGGTCAAAGAGGGAGCGGCGGGTTATGCTTTGCGCAGCCGCGAAACTGTGCGTATCACCGATGTCCACGAAGATGCGCGTTGGTTACAACTCGATCAATCGGCAGCCAGTGTGCGTTCGGCCTTGATTGTGCCAATTGGCGATGCCAGTGGGCCATTGGGTGTTTTAGCGGTGTATCATAGTGTGGTTGACCATTTCAGCGCCGATGATCAAGTATTGCTCGAATTAATTGCCCATCAAATTATTGGGCCAATTCGTCAAGCCCAAATGCGCGAACAATTGGCGCGGCAAACTCGCCAGTTGCAATTGGTCAATAATTTGGCCCAATCACTCAGCGCCAATTTGGATCTCGATTCGCTCTATCGCAGCATTGAGCAAGAGTTACAGCAAATTATGGGGCCAGTTGCAATTGCCTGGTATTCATATCGCAATGCGATTATTGATTTGGCCTATACCTCGCAGCAGCATGCCTTCTGTATGCCCAATGATCAGCAAAGCCTGCATTTGCTAACCGAGCTTGGCACAATTACGCGGGTCTATTCGTGTGTTTTAGGCACTGATACCTTGGTACCGATCACCCAGCAATTGCTTGATGCAGGCTATCAGGGTTGTGCCGCAGTACCGTTGTTGCATCAAGCCCGCTTATTGGGTGTGCTGATTATTGCGATCAAACATCGCCAAATTACCAATGAAGAAGTAGCCTTGCTTGAAATGGCCCGTCCGCATTTTGCCGTGGCCCTAGCCAATGCCCAAACCGTGGCCGACCAAGCAGCCCGCCAAACCGAACAGGCCGAATTGGGCTATTTGCGCAATATGGAGCAACTGGCTGGCCAAATGGCCCATCACTTCAACAATTTATTGGCGGTGATTTTGGGCAATACTCAGTTGGCCGAGCTTGATGCGATTGATGAGGGCCAGCGCGAATTATTGGCCGAGGTGGTCAAACATGTGCGCGGCGGCAAAGAGATGGTTCAGCGAATTCACTTGCTCAAAGGCGCTAGCCGCACCAACCCAGCCCCATTTCCGATTGATCTAAGCGATGCCTTACCAAGCTTAATCGATCAAGCCTTACAAATTCATCGCTCGGTGGCGCATTTGCAGCTTGAAATTCAGCCGAATTTGCATATTTTATTACAAGAGCGCGAATTGCTGACCCTCTGCACCGAACTGCTGAATAATGCCTTGGAATCTGGCTCAAGCCATACAGGAATTGTGATCAAGGCCTATCAAACTGAGCATGCGACAGTTTTAGCATTTCGTGATGCTGGACGTGGCATTCCAGTTGATGCCTTGGGCGATATTTGGCAACCGTTTTGGACAACCCATGGCCCACAGCGCTTGGGCTTAGGCTTGCCAATTTGTGCTGCCGTCATGTGGCGAGCAGCTGGCTCGATCAGTTTAATTCCGAATGACCCTGAGCCAGGCATCACCGCGCTGTTGCAATTTCCCTTATTGCCCAACGAAGCAGCAAATTCGGCCTAG
- a CDS encoding DUF4276 family protein → MPKIVSIVEGEGEVQALPKLLFKILHDLGRYDIQVSQPKNSKGVTNILKPQGLEYFLRLAAREVDCAAILVLIDSDGKCPITLAKQLCQRAMLAQINQPIMIVCAHHMYEAWLVASIDSIAGQPLGQREGLPATVSFEGDPDQLNNPKLWIDDRFVNGRGYKESLDQAEMTKLLELELAFAQSRSFQRLYHAVQEALAAIDTNQIKVTPVYDEPDPSVLPETRIRKPRNFL, encoded by the coding sequence ATGCCCAAAATAGTTTCAATCGTTGAAGGTGAAGGCGAAGTTCAAGCGCTGCCAAAATTGCTTTTTAAAATCTTGCACGATTTAGGCCGTTATGACATTCAAGTGAGCCAACCAAAGAATTCCAAAGGTGTTACCAATATCTTAAAACCCCAAGGGCTAGAATATTTTCTTAGGTTAGCTGCTCGCGAGGTTGATTGTGCGGCGATTTTAGTATTGATCGATAGCGATGGGAAATGCCCGATTACTTTAGCCAAACAACTCTGTCAACGGGCAATGTTAGCCCAAATTAATCAACCAATAATGATAGTTTGCGCCCATCATATGTACGAAGCATGGCTTGTTGCCAGTATCGATTCGATTGCTGGTCAGCCGTTGGGTCAACGTGAGGGGTTGCCAGCAACGGTAAGCTTTGAGGGAGATCCCGACCAGCTTAATAATCCTAAACTATGGATTGATGATCGGTTTGTCAACGGTCGTGGTTATAAAGAATCGCTTGACCAAGCTGAAATGACTAAATTATTGGAGCTTGAATTAGCATTTGCCCAATCGCGCTCGTTCCAACGGCTCTATCATGCAGTGCAAGAAGCGCTAGCAGCAATCGATACTAACCAAATCAAGGTAACTCCGGTCTATGACGAACCAGATCCATCTGTTCTCCCTGAAACCCGTATACGCAAGCCGCGCAATTTTCTATAA
- a CDS encoding AAA family ATPase translates to MITRVQIKNFRSLADVDVSLNSLTVLVGKNGSGKSSFLDALRFVRDALRLGLDNAIISRHGIDSLWRWAPTRNFNLQITITIKTGGFHGEYGFTLARGKETFHVKSEFCKCQRGNKIDSFEVKNGQLLVDIQSRNSALTPSRRDSVEKNVLTIPYLSVISPLFSQLRHQLSGSFYSIFPNTLREPQIPSTNSTLNDNADNLASIIQKIKSQNTWFEDLRTALSMVTDGISDINVKAVGKHLITELLHQDVKVSSRSVKEPWFSLAQESDGTLRMLGLLVALYQKDNHSGLIALEEPELALHPGALAVLSDVIREASKRRQIIITTQSPDLISRFEAEELRIVERQNGLTSIGLLDETQRSVIEDQLFSAGDLLRIEGLRSKSI, encoded by the coding sequence ATGATTACGCGGGTTCAGATCAAAAACTTTCGTAGTTTAGCCGATGTTGATGTATCGTTAAATTCATTGACTGTATTAGTAGGGAAAAATGGTTCTGGTAAGAGCAGTTTTTTAGATGCATTAAGATTTGTTCGAGACGCATTAAGATTAGGCCTAGATAATGCCATTATTTCGCGGCATGGAATTGATTCATTATGGCGCTGGGCTCCAACTAGAAACTTTAATCTACAAATTACGATTACCATTAAAACGGGTGGGTTTCATGGGGAATATGGTTTTACACTTGCTCGTGGCAAAGAAACATTTCATGTCAAATCTGAATTCTGCAAATGTCAACGAGGCAATAAAATCGATAGTTTTGAAGTAAAAAATGGTCAGCTATTGGTTGATATTCAAAGTAGAAATTCGGCACTTACTCCATCAAGACGAGATTCAGTTGAAAAAAATGTTTTGACAATTCCATATCTGAGCGTTATCTCCCCATTATTTAGTCAATTACGACACCAATTAAGTGGTAGCTTTTATAGCATTTTCCCTAACACCTTGCGTGAACCACAAATTCCATCAACTAATTCAACCCTTAATGATAATGCTGATAATTTAGCTTCAATTATCCAAAAGATTAAAAGTCAAAATACTTGGTTTGAAGATCTTCGAACGGCATTAAGTATGGTTACTGATGGGATTAGTGATATTAATGTCAAAGCAGTGGGAAAGCATCTTATTACTGAGTTACTCCATCAGGATGTGAAAGTTTCTAGTCGATCAGTTAAAGAGCCATGGTTTAGCCTAGCCCAAGAGTCAGACGGTACGTTACGCATGCTGGGATTGTTGGTTGCGCTCTATCAAAAAGATAATCATAGCGGATTAATTGCTCTAGAGGAGCCTGAATTAGCATTGCACCCAGGGGCATTAGCCGTGCTGAGCGATGTGATTCGTGAGGCTAGCAAGCGCCGCCAAATTATTATTACAACTCAAAGCCCCGATTTGATTTCGCGTTTTGAAGCTGAAGAACTACGCATTGTTGAGCGTCAAAATGGCCTAACTAGTATTGGACTATTGGATGAAACTCAACGATCAGTGATTGAAGACCAACTATTTTCGGCTGGTGATCTGCTCCGAATCGAAGGTTTGCGTTCAAAATCGATCTAG